In Tachysurus vachellii isolate PV-2020 chromosome 1, HZAU_Pvac_v1, whole genome shotgun sequence, a genomic segment contains:
- the lmo1 gene encoding rhombotin-1, with protein MVLDKEEGVPMLSVQPKGKQKGCAGCNRKIKDRYLLKALDKYWHEDCLKCACCDCRLGEVGSTLYTKANLILCRRDYLRLFGTTGNCAACSKLIPAFEMVMRARDNVYHLDCFACQLCNQRFCVGDKFFLKNNMILCQMDYEEGQLNGSFETQVQ; from the exons ATGGTGTTAGACAAGGAAGAGG GAGTGCCGATGCTCTCCGTCCAGCCCAAAGGCAAACAGAAGGGCTGCGCTGGCTGCAACCGCAAGATTAAAGACCGCTACCTGCTCAAGGCGCTGGATAAATACTGGCACGAAGACTGCCTGAAGTGTGCGTGCTGCGACTGCCGCCTGGGCGAGGTCGGCTCCACCCTCTACACCAAAGCCAATCTCATCCTCTGTCGCAGGGACTACCTGAG GCTCTTCGGGACGACGGGGAACTGTGCAGCCTGCAGTAAACTGATCCCTGCGTTTGAAATGGTGATGAGGGCCAGAGATAATGTTTACCATTTGGACTGTTTTGCCTGTCAGCTTTGTAACCAGAG GTTCTGTGTAGGAGACAAGTTTTTCCTAAAGAACAACATGATCCTGTGTCAGATGGACTATGAGGAGGGACAGCTCAACGGCAGCTTCGAGACACAGGTCCAATAA